Proteins found in one Pagrus major chromosome 20, Pma_NU_1.0 genomic segment:
- the LOC141015334 gene encoding microfibril-associated glycoprotein 4-like isoform X1 encodes MRKTFPSEFLPAEVQFFCNRWDINTRETSEHPDSPTSRDSSAHFNRNLTMKLLSVLLLLAPALTSCQQLVLPVDCADIYNQDSSRPSGVNTIYPIGTTSAVLVHCDMDSQGGRWTVFQRRMDGSVNFYRGWDQYKTGFGSAAGEYWLGLENLFQLSQRKKYELLVDMEDFEGNKVLARYSSFSVGPESSGYTLNVTGFTDGGAGDALIHHNGQNFSTFDKDQDSSGTNCARQYLGAFWYNSCHNTNPNGVYRWGYDKTLDAVGVEWHQWKGYDYSLKSISMKIRPVK; translated from the exons CTGAAGTTCAGTTTTTCTGTAATCGTTGGGATATAAATACAAGAGAGACATCGGAGCATCCGGACTCACCGACATCAAGAGATTCATCGGCTCACTTCAACAGAAATCTGACAATGAAG CTGCtgtcagtcctcctcctcctggctccAGCGCTGACCAGCTGCCAGCAGCTCGTCCTACCAGTGGACTGCGCCGACATCTATAATCAGGACAGCAGCCGACCCAGTGGAGTGAACACCATCTATCCCATCGGAACCACGTCTGCTGTCCTG gtGCACTGTGACATGGACTCACAGGGAGGACGATGGACG GTGTTCCAGAGGAGGATGGACGGCTCGGTGAACTTCTACAGGGGCTGGGATCAATACAAGACGGGCTTTGGGAGCGCTGCTGGAGAGTACTGGCTCG GTCTTGAGAATCTCTTCCAGCTGAGTCAGAGGAAGAAGTACGAGCTGCTGGTCGACATGGAGGACTTTGAGGGAAACAAAGTGTTGGCTCGTTACTCCTCGTTCTCCGTCGGCCCAGAGTCCAGTGGATACACACTGAATGTAACTGGATTCACTGACGGAGGGGCAG GAGACGCCCTGATTCATCACAACGGACAAAACTTCTCCACCTTCGACAAAGACCAGGACTCCTCCGGCACGAACTGTGCCAGACAGTACCTGGGAGCGTTCTGGTACAACAGTTGTCACAACACAAATCCCAACGGGGTTTATCGTTGGGGGTATGATAAAACTCTCGATGCTGTTGGAGTGGAGTGGCACCAGTGGAAGGGCTACGACTACTCCCTGAAGAGCATCAGCATGAAGATCCGTCCTGTGAAGTAG
- the LOC141015334 gene encoding microfibril-associated glycoprotein 4-like isoform X2 — translation MKLLSVLLLLAPALTSCQQLVLPVDCADIYNQDSSRPSGVNTIYPIGTTSAVLVHCDMDSQGGRWTVFQRRMDGSVNFYRGWDQYKTGFGSAAGEYWLGLENLFQLSQRKKYELLVDMEDFEGNKVLARYSSFSVGPESSGYTLNVTGFTDGGAGDALIHHNGQNFSTFDKDQDSSGTNCARQYLGAFWYNSCHNTNPNGVYRWGYDKTLDAVGVEWHQWKGYDYSLKSISMKIRPVK, via the exons ATGAAG CTGCtgtcagtcctcctcctcctggctccAGCGCTGACCAGCTGCCAGCAGCTCGTCCTACCAGTGGACTGCGCCGACATCTATAATCAGGACAGCAGCCGACCCAGTGGAGTGAACACCATCTATCCCATCGGAACCACGTCTGCTGTCCTG gtGCACTGTGACATGGACTCACAGGGAGGACGATGGACG GTGTTCCAGAGGAGGATGGACGGCTCGGTGAACTTCTACAGGGGCTGGGATCAATACAAGACGGGCTTTGGGAGCGCTGCTGGAGAGTACTGGCTCG GTCTTGAGAATCTCTTCCAGCTGAGTCAGAGGAAGAAGTACGAGCTGCTGGTCGACATGGAGGACTTTGAGGGAAACAAAGTGTTGGCTCGTTACTCCTCGTTCTCCGTCGGCCCAGAGTCCAGTGGATACACACTGAATGTAACTGGATTCACTGACGGAGGGGCAG GAGACGCCCTGATTCATCACAACGGACAAAACTTCTCCACCTTCGACAAAGACCAGGACTCCTCCGGCACGAACTGTGCCAGACAGTACCTGGGAGCGTTCTGGTACAACAGTTGTCACAACACAAATCCCAACGGGGTTTATCGTTGGGGGTATGATAAAACTCTCGATGCTGTTGGAGTGGAGTGGCACCAGTGGAAGGGCTACGACTACTCCCTGAAGAGCATCAGCATGAAGATCCGTCCTGTGAAGTAG
- the LOC141015685 gene encoding monocarboxylate transporter 3-like isoform X1 has protein sequence MCPPASGPPAAKSAAPDGGWGWVVVLCSFMALLVGYGSPQSLGILYPEWLLTFREGKAMTAWVGSLVAGGGFLVGPVCSVCVVNFGARPVAVFSGVMVAGGFMLSAFAPNVSFLIFSYGIVVGVGNGLLYAAIVVIICVYFDKKRGLALGIIQTGTSVGGVLYGELQRELIELFGVDGCLLVVGALALNVVAFAGLMRPLTPSRYYLTQRDAILERAAEEQQLEKEKEEPSNQKPSANGFVIAVETEELPVRRWSLFSCSASIKMIKIKTRHYSQSVPPSALPGGPGSELRADRGRLLHVPGLPQLHRGHRGETGVGCHSRHAAGQQRPPVRTDGGSERAGSAAHPPQQVVPGPPGAVGGPGLHGRELDPDAVHHQSGGRHGETGRGSRDAHVVRRRRPHAGSSCRGLFL, from the exons ATGTGTCCCCCGGCCTCGGGGCCTCCGGCTGCCAAGTCCGCAGCCCCGGACGGCGGGTGGGGCTGGGTGGTGGTGCTGTGCAGCTTCATGGCTCTGCTGGTGGGGTACGGCTCTCCTCAGTCGCTGGGCATCCTCTACCCCGAGTGGCTGCTCACCTTCAGGGAGGGGAAGGCCATGACGGCCTGGGTGGGCTCCCTGGTGGCCGGAGGAGGATTCCTAGTGG GTCCCgtctgcagtgtttgtgtggtgaATTTCGGGGCTCGGCCCGTCGCCGTCTTCAGCGGTGTGATGGTGGCGGGGGGGTTCATGCTCAGCGCCTTCGCTCCCAACGTCTCCTTCCTCATCTTCTCCTACGGCATTGTGGTCG GTGTCGGTAACGGTCTGCTGTACGCTGCCATCGTTGTCATCATCTGTGTGTACTTTGACAAGAAGAGAGGCCTGGCCCTGGGGATAATACAAACAG GAACGAGTGTGGGTGGCGTCCTGTATGGCGAGCTGCAGCGCGAGCTCATCGAGCTGTTCGGTGTGGACGGCTGCCTGCTTGTCGTCGGAGCGTTGGCGCTCAACGTGGTGGCATTCGCCGGCCTCATGCGACCTCTGACCCCATCCAGATACTACCTCACACAGCGCGATGCCATCTTAGAGCGGgctgcagaggagcagcagcttgagaaggagaaagaggagccGTCCAATCAAAAGCCTTCAGCCAATGGTTTTGTTATCGCCGTGGAAACCGAGGAGCTGCCGGTCAGGAGGTGGAGCTTATTCAGCTGTTCAGCCTCCATCAAGATGATCAAGATCAAGACAAGACATTATTCCCA GTCAGTTCCCCCCTCAGCTCTTCCTGGAGGACCTGGCTCGGAGCTCCGGGCTGACAGAGGGCGTCTCCTCCATGTCCCTGGTCTCCCTCAACTCCATCGGGGGCACCGTGGGGAAACTGGCGTTGGGTGTCATAGCCGACATGCCGCGGGTCAACAGCGTCCTCCTGTACGCACTGACGGTGGGAGTGAGCGGGCTGGGAGTGCTGCTCATCCCCCTcagcag gtCGTACCTGGACCTCCAGGTGCTGTCGGTGGTCCTGGGCTTCATGGGCGGGAACTGGACCCTGACGCCGTACATCACCAGTCAGGTGGTCGGCACGGAGAAACTGGCCGAGGCTCACGGGATGCTCATGTTGTTCGGAGGCGTCGGCCTCATGCTGGGTCCTCCTGTCGTGG gTTGTTTCTATGA
- the LOC141015685 gene encoding monocarboxylate transporter 9-like isoform X2, producing the protein MCPPASGPPAAKSAAPDGGWGWVVVLCSFMALLVGYGSPQSLGILYPEWLLTFREGKAMTAWVGSLVAGGGFLVGPVCSVCVVNFGARPVAVFSGVMVAGGFMLSAFAPNVSFLIFSYGIVVGVGNGLLYAAIVVIICVYFDKKRGLALGIIQTGTSVGGVLYGELQRELIELFGVDGCLLVVGALALNVVAFAGLMRPLTPSRYYLTQRDAILERAAEEQQLEKEKEEPSNQKPSANGFVIAVETEELPVRRWSLFSCSASIKMIKIKTRHYSQCLSSMLSLLQDRVLMALCVSLLLYCLGQFPPQLFLEDLARSSGLTEGVSSMSLVSLNSIGGTVGKLALGVIADMPRVNSVLLYALTVGVSGLGVLLIPLSRSYLDLQVLSVVLGFMGGNWTLTPYITSQVVGTEKLAEAHGMLMLFGGVGLMLGPPVVGCFYDFTQSYDIAFYLSGGCLIVGCLILFLAAVLPRRKKTLSSSSSNETELVSCTVTTATDAASRVS; encoded by the exons ATGTGTCCCCCGGCCTCGGGGCCTCCGGCTGCCAAGTCCGCAGCCCCGGACGGCGGGTGGGGCTGGGTGGTGGTGCTGTGCAGCTTCATGGCTCTGCTGGTGGGGTACGGCTCTCCTCAGTCGCTGGGCATCCTCTACCCCGAGTGGCTGCTCACCTTCAGGGAGGGGAAGGCCATGACGGCCTGGGTGGGCTCCCTGGTGGCCGGAGGAGGATTCCTAGTGG GTCCCgtctgcagtgtttgtgtggtgaATTTCGGGGCTCGGCCCGTCGCCGTCTTCAGCGGTGTGATGGTGGCGGGGGGGTTCATGCTCAGCGCCTTCGCTCCCAACGTCTCCTTCCTCATCTTCTCCTACGGCATTGTGGTCG GTGTCGGTAACGGTCTGCTGTACGCTGCCATCGTTGTCATCATCTGTGTGTACTTTGACAAGAAGAGAGGCCTGGCCCTGGGGATAATACAAACAG GAACGAGTGTGGGTGGCGTCCTGTATGGCGAGCTGCAGCGCGAGCTCATCGAGCTGTTCGGTGTGGACGGCTGCCTGCTTGTCGTCGGAGCGTTGGCGCTCAACGTGGTGGCATTCGCCGGCCTCATGCGACCTCTGACCCCATCCAGATACTACCTCACACAGCGCGATGCCATCTTAGAGCGGgctgcagaggagcagcagcttgagaaggagaaagaggagccGTCCAATCAAAAGCCTTCAGCCAATGGTTTTGTTATCGCCGTGGAAACCGAGGAGCTGCCGGTCAGGAGGTGGAGCTTATTCAGCTGTTCAGCCTCCATCAAGATGATCAAGATCAAGACAAGACATTATTCCCA GTGTTTGTCCTCCATGTTGTCCCTCCTTCAGGACAGAGTCCTCATGGCGCTGTGCGTCTCCCTCTTACTCTACTGTCTCG GTCAGTTCCCCCCTCAGCTCTTCCTGGAGGACCTGGCTCGGAGCTCCGGGCTGACAGAGGGCGTCTCCTCCATGTCCCTGGTCTCCCTCAACTCCATCGGGGGCACCGTGGGGAAACTGGCGTTGGGTGTCATAGCCGACATGCCGCGGGTCAACAGCGTCCTCCTGTACGCACTGACGGTGGGAGTGAGCGGGCTGGGAGTGCTGCTCATCCCCCTcagcag gtCGTACCTGGACCTCCAGGTGCTGTCGGTGGTCCTGGGCTTCATGGGCGGGAACTGGACCCTGACGCCGTACATCACCAGTCAGGTGGTCGGCACGGAGAAACTGGCCGAGGCTCACGGGATGCTCATGTTGTTCGGAGGCGTCGGCCTCATGCTGGGTCCTCCTGTCGTGG gTTGTTTCTATGACTTCACTCAGTCGTACGACATCGCCTTCTACCTCAGCGGCGGTTGCCTGATAGTCGGCtgcctcatcctcttcctcgcTGCCGTCCTGCCGCGAAGAAAAAAAACGttgtcctcgtcctcctctaaTGAGACCGAGCTCGTGAGCTGCACTGTTACCACGGCAACAGACGCGGCCTCACGGGTGTCCTGA
- the LOC141015686 gene encoding leukocyte cell-derived chemotaxin-2-like produces MRRVVVVVLAVLCVCDAVTFGPLCSGNPNNSRRGSDSWGQGHYGARRGDRVHKGLDIVCSDGSTVYAPFDVTLHGNVIVYTDPTKAAINDGINLRGEGLCFKLFYVRPDKTSGSVKKGHRIGTMLPMQSVYAGITSHVHVQMCNKGDPTQYF; encoded by the exons ATGAGACGTGTCGTCGTCGTCGTGCTCG ctgtgttgtgtgtgtgtgatgctgtgaCGTTCGGTCCTCTCTGCAGTGGAAACCCTAACAACAGCAGACGGGGGTCAGACTCCTGGGGTCAAGGACACTACGGGGCCAGACG GGGGGACAGGGTCCACAAAGGTCTGGACATCGTGTGCAGCGACGGATCGACCGTCTACGCTCCGTTTGACGTCACGCTGCACGGAAACGTCATCGTGTACACCGACCCGACGAAGGCGGCGATCAACGACGGCATCAACCTGAGAGGAGAGG GTCTGTGCTTTAAGTTGTTCTACGTTCGGCCTGATAAAACCTCTGGATCTGTGAAGAAGGGCCACAGGATCGGCACCATGCTGCCCATGCAGAGCGTTTACGCCGGAATCACCTCACACGTCCACGTCCAGATGTGCAACAAGGGCGACCCCACACAGTACTTCTGA